In one Apostichopus japonicus isolate 1M-3 chromosome 18, ASM3797524v1, whole genome shotgun sequence genomic region, the following are encoded:
- the LOC139959155 gene encoding uncharacterized protein, with protein MNSCEEANIKVVTGQLSAVGADDAQEIADSVSETLTDVEVYTLNLGEDGIPMTLNLREGIPEGATIKVVVVRSDTSEYVLIKNDDGETPVEFGQADSITEKLPTFAINKVVLLVSGITLGEEMITVKICATTTEATTTGGW; from the exons ATGaatt cttgcgaagaagcaaacatcaaagtagtgaccggccagttgagtgctgtaggtgctgatgatgcccaagagatagccgactcagtttctgaaactctgacagacgtggaagtatacaccttgaaccttggagaagatggaattccgatgacattgaacctgagagaaggcatcccggagggtgctaccataaaggttgtggtggtgcgttcggacacttctgagtatgtgctgatcaaaaatgatgatggtgaaactcctgtagaatttggacaggcagactcgattacagaaaagctgccaacatttgctataaacaaagtcgtattactggtgtctggcattactctcggcgaagaaatgataactgtgaagatttgtg caaccaccacagaagctacgactactggaggttggtaa